The sequence TCCATGCCGCAGACGTCGAGAAGTTCGTGGAGGACGATCGGGCCCTCGGTGAGCTGCTGCCCCTTCTCCACCCAGTCGCCGCTGCGCACGATGATGTGCTTGCCCATCGGGATCAGATGTTCTTCCTCGGTGCCGGTGGCGGGGTCCTTGACGATCAGCCGGCGCTTGCCTTTGCGTTCGGCTTTCTCGTCGGCTTCCTCCCGCTTGAACTCGACCAATCCGCTGATCCGGGCGATTTCGGCGGCGTCCTTGGGGCGCCGGGCTTCGAAGAGTTCGGCCACCCGGGGCAGACCGCCGGTGATATCCTTGGTCTGGGACATCTTCCGCGGGGTGCGGGCCAGCCGATCGCCGGCCTTGACCGCCTGTCCGTCCTCGACGTCGACCACGGCCCCGGTGGGAATGGAGATGTAGCCGAGAACGGAGCGGGTCCGGGCGTCGCGAATGGCGATCTGGGGGTGTTTCTCCTGCCCCACCGGGCTGACGATCACCCGTTCCATGACCTTTCCGTCCGCCCCCTTCTTGACCTCGAGCGTCTCGCCCTCGACGATATCGATGAAGAGCACCTCTCCTTCCTTGTCGGTGAGGATGGGGGTGTTGTACGGATCCCACTCCGCCACCAGGTCCTTCTTCTTCACCTGCCCCCCCGAGGGGAAGCGGATCACGGTCCCGATCTCGAGCTTGTACCGGTCGAGCTCTCGGGAATTGGGCTTGTCGGACTCGAAAAAGATCAGCTCCTCGCCTTTCTGCAGAACCTTGAAATTCCCCCCCTCGACTTCGACGCACTTGGAAGGGTCGTACTGGATGACGGCGTTGTACTTGGAGATGATTTCGGGGCGGCGGGCGAAGAGGCTGGCGGTACCGCCGATATGGAACGTCCGCATCGTCAGCTGGGTGCCGGGCTCGCCGATCGACTGGGCGGCGATGATCCCGACCGCGTCCCCGAGCAGAGCCGGCTGCTGGACCGCCAGGTTGCGGCCGTAGCATTTGGTGCAGACCCCGTTTTCGGCTTCGCAGGTCAGGACCGAGCGGATCCGGACCTCGGTCAGTCCCAGGCGTTCGATCTCGGCGGCGATCTCCTCGGTGATCTCCTCTCCGGCCCCGACCACGACCTCGCCGGTCAAACGGTCCTTGATGGTCTCCAGGGAAAAACGGCCGACCAGGCGCTCGCCCAGGGAGATGGCGACTTCGCCCTTGTTGTCGACCAGTTCCCGGACCGTCCGGCCCTTGATGGTGCCGCAATCGTCGGTGGTGATGATCATGTCCTGGGCCACGTCCACCAGGCGCCGGGTGAGGTACCCGGAATCGGCGGTTTTGAGCGCCGTGTCGGCCAAGCCCTTGCGGGCGCCGTGCGTGGAGATGAAGTACTGGAGCACGCTCAGCCCTTCCCGGAAGTTGGCGGTGATCGGGTTCTCGATCACCTCTCCCGAGGGTTTGGCCATGAGGCCGCGCATGCCCGCGAGCTGTTGAACCTGGTCCTGGCTCCCGCGCGCGCCGGAATCGACCATCATGAAGAGAGGGTTGAGGCCGGGGTCGTCCCCCGCCACCTCCAGACCGCGGAAAACCAGTTCTTTGATGTCGTTGGCGGCGTGGGTCCAGATATCCAGGACCTTGTTGTAGCGTTCCCGGGCGGTGATGCTGCGTTCCTTCTCGTGCTGCCGGTTGACCCGGGCGACCTCGTTGAGGGCCTGGCGGATGATCTCGTCCTTCTCGGGGGGTATGACCATGTCGACCATGCCCAGGGAAACTCCGGACCAGGTCGAACTCTCGAACCCCAGGGCCTTGAGATCGTCGAGGATCTTCACCGTCGTCTCGTGCCCCAGGAGCGTATGGCAGTCGGAGATGACCTGGCTCAGACGCTTCTTGTCGACCTGTTCGTTGATGAAACCGATTTCGGCGGGGAAGATCTGGTTGAAGATCAACCGGCCGGTGGTGGTCTCGAGGATCTCGCCGCCGATCCTGACCTTGATCTTGTCGTGCAGCCGGATGTAGTTCTCGGAGAAGGCCAGCATGGCCTCGTCCTGGTCGGAGAAGGCCATGACCTGTTCGGAATCGGATTTGGCCATCCGCGTCAGGTAGTAACAGCCGATGGCGATGTCCTGGGTGGGGTTGGCGATCGGCTCCCCGCTGGCGGGAGAAAAGATGTTGTTGGGCGCGTACATGAGGATCCGGGCCTCGAGCTGGGCCTCGTTGGAAAGCGGGACGTGGACCGCCATCTGGTCGCCGTCGAAGTCGGCGTTGAAGGCCGTGCAGACCAGAGGGTGGACCCGGATGGCGTCGCCTTCCACCAGGATGGGATCGAAAGCCTGGATTCCCAGGCGGTGGAGCGTGGGCGCGCGGTTGAGCAGCACCGGGTGGTCCTTGATCACCTCGTCGAGGACGTCCCATACTTCCTTGGTCTTGCGCTCGATCAGTTTCTTGGCGCTGCGGATGGTGTGGACGTACCCCAGTTCCTGGAGGCGGTGGATGATGAAGGGCTCGAAGAGGTTGAGCGCCATTTTCTTGGGCAGCCCGCACTGATTGAGCTTCAGCTCCGGGCCGATGACGATGACCGAGCGGCCCGAGTAATCGACCCGCTTGCCCAGGAGGTTCTGCCGGAAACGGCCCTGCTTCCCCCGGAGGTTGTCGGAGAGGCTCTTGAGGGCGCGGCCGTTGGCGCCGACGACCGGGCGCCCCTGCTTGCCGTTGTCGAAGAGGGCGTCGACCGCCTCCTGGAGCATACGCTTCTCGTTGCGGATGATGACCTCGGGGGTCTTGAGCTGGAGAATGTTCTTGAGCCGGTTGTTGCGGTTGATGACCCGGCGGTAGAGGTCGTTGAGGTCGGAGGTGGCGAACCGCCCTCCTTC is a genomic window of bacterium containing:
- the rpoC gene encoding DNA-directed RNA polymerase subunit beta' translates to MDEKVATLFGIDSDVSFDQVCIQIASPEEIRSWSNGEVKTPETINYRTFKPEKDGLFCERIFGPTKKLECACGKYKQKKHQGVICDRCGVEVTDPRVRRERMGLIDLAVPVSHIWFLKTTPSRIGSVLDLTTRALERVIYYEDYIVVDPGNTPLTAKQLLSEEEHQEAVREYGEDAFLALMGAEAVKELLKREDLDALAIAIKEKIDATSSVQTIKRLARRLRIVENFRKSGGRPEWMILEVIPVIPPDLRPLVPLEGGRFATSDLNDLYRRVINRNNRLKNILQLKTPEVIIRNEKRMLQEAVDALFDNGKQGRPVVGANGRALKSLSDNLRGKQGRFRQNLLGKRVDYSGRSVIVIGPELKLNQCGLPKKMALNLFEPFIIHRLQELGYVHTIRSAKKLIERKTKEVWDVLDEVIKDHPVLLNRAPTLHRLGIQAFDPILVEGDAIRVHPLVCTAFNADFDGDQMAVHVPLSNEAQLEARILMYAPNNIFSPASGEPIANPTQDIAIGCYYLTRMAKSDSEQVMAFSDQDEAMLAFSENYIRLHDKIKVRIGGEILETTTGRLIFNQIFPAEIGFINEQVDKKRLSQVISDCHTLLGHETTVKILDDLKALGFESSTWSGVSLGMVDMVIPPEKDEIIRQALNEVARVNRQHEKERSITARERYNKVLDIWTHAANDIKELVFRGLEVAGDDPGLNPLFMMVDSGARGSQDQVQQLAGMRGLMAKPSGEVIENPITANFREGLSVLQYFISTHGARKGLADTALKTADSGYLTRRLVDVAQDMIITTDDCGTIKGRTVRELVDNKGEVAISLGERLVGRFSLETIKDRLTGEVVVGAGEEITEEIAAEIERLGLTEVRIRSVLTCEAENGVCTKCYGRNLAVQQPALLGDAVGIIAAQSIGEPGTQLTMRTFHIGGTASLFARRPEIISKYNAVIQYDPSKCVEVEGGNFKVLQKGEELIFFESDKPNSRELDRYKLEIGTVIRFPSGGQVKKKDLVAEWDPYNTPILTDKEGEVLFIDIVEGETLEVKKGADGKVMERVIVSPVGQEKHPQIAIRDARTRSVLGYISIPTGAVVDVEDGQAVKAGDRLARTPRKMSQTKDITGGLPRVAELFEARRPKDAAEIARISGLVEFKREEADEKAERKGKRRLIVKDPATGTEEEHLIPMGKHIIVRSGDWVEKGQQLTEGPIVLHELLDVCGMEALQEYLVNQVQEVYRAQSVKINDKHIEVIVSQMLGKVRVVDPGDTVFLFDEQVDRFTFLKENRRVRESGGRPAKSKNLLLGITKASLATESFISAASFQETTRILTDAAASGKVDYLKGFKENVIMGHLIPAGTGFPALKSTRVSVIGEEKKPEIPEELMDS